In Maledivibacter sp., a single window of DNA contains:
- a CDS encoding NifB/NifX family molybdenum-iron cluster-binding protein translates to MKIAVCSKNEGLKALVDERFGRSDKFVIWDMETKDVETIENSAKNEGHGAGGQAVRSLYKHGVEAVIVPELGPKAKDALKAFEIKAYSLGESKTVEEAIKKYESGDLKELKIDVENEQGGLRRA, encoded by the coding sequence ATGAAAATAGCAGTTTGTTCAAAGAACGAAGGACTAAAGGCATTGGTCGATGAAAGATTTGGGAGATCGGATAAATTTGTAATATGGGATATGGAAACAAAGGATGTAGAAACAATTGAAAATAGTGCTAAGAATGAAGGCCATGGAGCTGGTGGACAAGCAGTCAGAAGTCTATATAAACATGGAGTTGAAGCCGTAATTGTTCCAGAATTGGGACCTAAGGCTAAAGACGCATTAAAGGCATTTGAAATAAAAGCGTATAGTTTAGGAGAAAGTAAAACTGTAGAGGAAGCAATAAAAAAATATGAAAGTGGAGATTTAAAGGAATTAAAGATTGATGTGGAAAATGAACAAGGTGGATTGAGAAGAGCATAA
- a CDS encoding ATP-binding protein, with amino-acid sequence MNINEIVVISGKGGTGKTTLVSSMIPFLRDLVIADCDVDAPDLNILFGDDIKAEKDFVGLQRAVINKDICIACGECHKKCKFNAIDEDIIVDTIKCEGCGVCEYVCPVNAIDMKDSVVGKIFVSNTQYGDMVHARLIPGEETSGKLVAEVRKKAKKIAEEKNMKNIIIDGSPGIACNVISSLTGVNQVIIVIEPTLSGLHDLRKVHEMVKRFRLKEYIVINKYDISEDELKGIEDYCNEENLEVILKIPFNKKLVEAITKKTVPSLYVSGFFENIGFDKFLNILNIN; translated from the coding sequence ATGAATATAAATGAAATCGTAGTCATATCGGGTAAAGGTGGTACAGGAAAGACGACTTTGGTTTCTTCAATGATACCTTTTCTTAGGGACTTGGTCATTGCAGATTGTGATGTTGATGCTCCGGACCTTAATATTCTATTTGGTGATGATATAAAAGCAGAAAAAGATTTTGTAGGCTTACAAAGAGCAGTAATCAACAAGGATATCTGTATTGCTTGTGGGGAATGTCATAAAAAATGTAAGTTTAATGCCATAGATGAAGACATCATAGTAGATACTATTAAGTGTGAAGGCTGTGGAGTATGTGAATATGTCTGTCCCGTAAATGCAATAGATATGAAGGATTCCGTTGTGGGAAAAATATTTGTATCTAATACACAATATGGGGATATGGTGCATGCCAGACTAATTCCCGGAGAAGAGACCTCAGGTAAACTTGTTGCGGAGGTTAGAAAAAAAGCTAAAAAAATTGCTGAAGAAAAGAACATGAAAAATATTATTATAGATGGTTCGCCGGGAATAGCATGTAATGTAATATCTTCCTTAACAGGAGTAAATCAAGTGATTATCGTTATAGAGCCAACTTTATCTGGCCTTCATGATCTAAGGAAGGTACACGAAATGGTAAAGCGATTCAGACTGAAGGAGTATATTGTAATAAATAAATATGATATATCTGAGGATGAATTAAAGGGGATTGAAGACTATTGCAATGAAGAGAATTTAGAAGTTATTTTAAAGATACCATTCAATAAAAAGCTCGTTGAAGCCATTACAAAAAAAACAGTACCATCTTTATATGTAAGTGGGTTTTTTGAGAATATTGGATTTGATAAATTTCTAAATATACTGAATATTAATTAA
- a CDS encoding ATP-binding protein produces the protein MKIVVLSGKGGTGKTTISTNLAINMQNAVLIDTDVEEPNSHIFLKPHIEDTISVTKEYPRVTEQCILCGKCGDFCRYNAILPGRNKVLIFKEMCHDCGGCQLVCPTNAIEYISRGIGNIYSGASEYGVNMKYGDLDVGEVSGVKIIEKLKELVKDEEMVIIDAPPGTSCSTVAAATDADYAIIVSEPTPFGVSDMKMVVEMLRNMNIPFGVVVNKVGLGDEEIYRYCDEENIEILQEIPFDREIAKLYASGNILSNELQSYKEKFEAILKKIKYRNRNKSFIF, from the coding sequence ATGAAGATTGTAGTTTTAAGCGGAAAAGGTGGAACTGGGAAGACTACAATATCCACAAATTTAGCTATAAATATGCAAAATGCTGTATTGATAGATACTGATGTGGAAGAACCAAATAGTCATATTTTTTTGAAGCCCCATATAGAAGACACTATTTCAGTTACAAAGGAATATCCAAGGGTGACTGAACAGTGTATATTATGTGGGAAATGTGGGGACTTTTGTAGATATAATGCCATATTACCTGGGAGAAATAAAGTATTGATATTTAAAGAAATGTGCCATGACTGTGGAGGCTGCCAGCTAGTATGTCCTACCAATGCAATAGAATATATAAGTAGGGGAATAGGAAATATATACTCTGGAGCTTCTGAATATGGTGTCAATATGAAATATGGAGATTTAGATGTTGGGGAAGTATCGGGAGTAAAGATAATTGAAAAGCTAAAGGAATTAGTTAAAGATGAAGAAATGGTTATCATCGATGCTCCACCTGGAACATCATGTTCAACTGTCGCTGCTGCCACGGATGCAGACTATGCAATAATAGTATCTGAACCCACACCATTCGGTGTAAGCGATATGAAGATGGTGGTTGAAATGCTAAGAAATATGAATATTCCCTTTGGGGTGGTAGTTAATAAAGTAGGACTGGGAGATGAAGAAATTTATAGATATTGTGACGAGGAGAACATAGAAATATTGCAGGAGATACCCTTTGATAGAGAAATAGCTAAATTATATGCTTCCGGGAATATTTTAAGTAACGAGCTTCAATCATATAAAGAAAAATTTGAAGCTATTTTAAAGAAGATAAAGTATAGAAATCGCAATAAATCTTTTATATTTTGA
- a CDS encoding NifB/NifX family molybdenum-iron cluster-binding protein, whose amino-acid sequence MENSLSKELKIAFPTNDGESVEEHFGHCKKFAIYTVKDNGVTSKEYLDAPKHEPGVLPKFLGDHGATTIITGGMGQMAVGLFKNQGIDVILGAVGRIEDNLNEYLGGELHSKGSACEHHHHE is encoded by the coding sequence ATGGAAAACAGCTTATCTAAAGAATTAAAAATAGCTTTCCCTACAAATGATGGAGAAAGTGTAGAGGAGCATTTTGGACATTGTAAGAAATTTGCAATATATACTGTTAAGGATAATGGGGTTACATCTAAGGAATATTTGGATGCTCCAAAGCATGAACCAGGAGTATTGCCTAAGTTTTTAGGAGATCATGGGGCTACAACTATCATTACCGGTGGAATGGGACAAATGGCAGTTGGGTTATTTAAAAATCAAGGTATTGATGTTATACTTGGAGCCGTAGGAAGGATCGAAGATAATCTTAATGAGTATCTAGGTGGAGAATTGCATTCAAAGGGTTCTGCCTGTGAACATCATCATCATGAATAA
- a CDS encoding EAL domain-containing protein has translation MKSVYNHMDKINDQQYYSIINNIAELICRFLPDTTLTFVNKAYSNYFKKKPEVLIGSKFINLLPKKRHKYIISKLQSINIDNPSITYENQVLDSKGKTAWQKWTIQGLFNENDNIVEFQAICIDITYLKKAEEYLKRSYNKIEQRIRQRTEELEKSNARLEKEINERIIIENELRQSEERYRKLVELLPNGIVVHVKGIIIFSNTAFAKLVGEDNSENLIGRNLLDFIHPKYHKMAKDHVKYVNMGSTVKFIEEQLIRVNGKVIDIEAAGAAISHNSNSEILVIVQDISDRKKAEKKIKYLAYHDALTGLPNRYFLNNYLVQLLNNKDNRNQKIAIMFIDLDRFKIINDTLGHSFGDIVLQLVAKRLTKCVRKGDNVCRQGGDEFIILLEDVNQKKISKIAQRIIDEFTYPFTVNGHEIFTSPSIGISLYPTDGYDVESLIKCADMAMYSAKESGKNSFKFYNTKLSEKISRKMDLENGLRRALDNDEFILYYQPQFDLNTHEILGMEALIRWNHPQFGLIPPNEFIPLAEEIGLIIDIGKWVLKTACRQNKIWHEAGFPSIHIAVNISALQFQHNNFIETIEKVLKDTKIDSKYLELEITESIMQNIEELTVVLNTLKTIGVQLSIDDFGTGYSSLSILQHLPIDTLKIDQSFINGIMIDMNTAAIVNTIIDIGKNLKLNVIAEGIETPEQELYLKENSVFIGQGYLLCKPLPAEEIEKILIKSYKKQKNI, from the coding sequence ATGAAATCTGTTTATAATCATATGGATAAAATTAATGACCAGCAATACTATTCTATTATTAACAATATAGCTGAGCTAATTTGTAGATTCCTTCCAGATACAACCTTAACCTTTGTAAATAAAGCTTATTCTAATTACTTCAAGAAAAAACCAGAAGTTCTAATTGGTTCTAAATTTATAAATCTACTCCCCAAAAAACGCCATAAGTATATTATAAGTAAACTACAATCTATAAATATAGATAATCCTAGCATTACATATGAAAATCAAGTATTGGATTCTAAAGGAAAAACGGCTTGGCAGAAATGGACTATTCAAGGCCTATTTAATGAAAATGATAATATTGTTGAATTTCAAGCTATATGTATAGATATTACTTACCTAAAAAAAGCTGAAGAGTATCTCAAAAGAAGCTATAATAAAATAGAACAAAGAATAAGACAAAGAACTGAAGAACTTGAAAAAAGCAATGCAAGGCTAGAAAAAGAAATCAATGAAAGAATTATCATAGAAAATGAACTGCGACAAAGTGAAGAACGATATCGTAAATTAGTAGAACTTTTACCTAATGGTATTGTTGTACATGTCAAGGGAATAATCATATTTTCTAATACTGCCTTTGCAAAGCTGGTGGGAGAAGATAATAGCGAAAATCTAATCGGTAGAAACCTATTAGATTTTATTCATCCTAAGTATCATAAAATGGCTAAAGATCATGTAAAATATGTAAATATGGGTAGCACTGTGAAATTTATAGAAGAACAGTTAATTAGAGTGAATGGAAAGGTCATAGATATTGAAGCAGCAGGAGCTGCTATTTCTCATAATAGTAATTCAGAAATATTGGTGATAGTTCAAGATATATCCGATCGCAAAAAAGCGGAAAAAAAAATAAAATATTTGGCCTATCATGATGCATTAACCGGTTTACCTAATAGATATTTTCTGAATAATTATCTAGTGCAATTATTAAATAATAAGGATAATAGAAATCAAAAAATTGCCATTATGTTTATTGATTTAGATAGATTTAAAATAATTAATGACACATTAGGTCATTCCTTTGGAGATATTGTTTTGCAGCTTGTAGCAAAGAGATTGACTAAATGTGTACGTAAAGGTGATAATGTTTGTCGTCAAGGTGGTGACGAATTTATTATTTTGCTAGAAGATGTAAATCAAAAGAAAATATCAAAAATTGCACAAAGAATAATTGATGAATTTACTTATCCTTTCACGGTTAACGGACATGAGATTTTTACATCCCCTAGCATTGGAATCAGTCTATATCCCACGGATGGATATGATGTAGAATCACTGATCAAATGTGCAGATATGGCCATGTACTCTGCTAAAGAAAGTGGTAAAAATAGTTTTAAGTTTTATAATACAAAGCTAAGTGAAAAAATATCTCGAAAAATGGATTTAGAAAATGGGCTAAGAAGAGCCTTGGATAATGATGAATTTATACTCTATTATCAGCCTCAATTTGACTTGAATACACATGAAATCTTAGGTATGGAAGCATTGATTCGCTGGAATCATCCACAATTTGGATTAATTCCTCCCAACGAATTTATTCCATTAGCTGAAGAAATTGGGCTTATAATAGATATAGGTAAATGGGTTTTAAAAACTGCGTGCAGACAAAACAAAATCTGGCATGAAGCTGGCTTTCCTTCAATACATATAGCAGTTAATATTTCAGCTCTACAGTTTCAGCACAATAACTTCATAGAAACTATAGAAAAAGTTTTAAAAGATACAAAGATTGATTCAAAATATCTGGAATTAGAAATTACGGAAAGTATTATGCAAAATATAGAAGAACTAACTGTTGTGTTAAATACCCTAAAAACAATTGGGGTTCAGCTGTCAATCGATGATTTTGGTACTGGGTATTCATCCCTAAGTATCCTACAACATTTGCCCATAGATACCCTTAAAATTGATCAATCCTTTATAAATGGTATTATGATTGATATGAATACAGCAGCAATTGTTAATACTATCATTGATATTGGAAAAAATTTAAAACTTAATGTGATTGCCGAAGGTATAGAAACTCCAGAACAAGAGCTTTATTTGAAGGAAAATAGTGTTTTTATTGGTCAGGGCTATTTGTTATGTAAGCCTTTACCGGCTGAAGAAATTGAGAAAATATTAATAAAATCATATAAAAAGCAGAAAAACATCTAA
- the scfB gene encoding thioether cross-link-forming SCIFF peptide maturase has product MSNIHKFKYKDDYFVLDVNSGAIHVLDKIVYDMIDEENFKNKEYYINKFETKINKDTIDECYGELKELKEKGQLYSKDINPNIIENYENSPNYIKSICLNIAHDCNLICKYCFADGEGYDQQKKLMPIEVAKKSIDFLIEKSGNRKNVEVDFFGGEPLLNMDVVKKTVKYARSMENKYNKRFRFTITTNATLLNEEIMDYLDNNMINIVLSIDGRKTVNDSIRVTKGHGGSYDRILPNIQKMVEKRHKSKKQYYIRGTFTANNLDFYEDIKHFIDLGFKEISIEPVVLPDDNELAIKEEHLEEIYKQYDKICSELSKSDDVIFYHFNMDINGGPCIYKRISGCGASFDYVAVTPDGDIYPCHQFVGNEDFHLGNVFEGEVNQGIASLFKEAHVYNKPECRNCWARFFCSGGCQANHYNFNGDFKVPYKIACEMQKKRIECAIALQYYRIHNIAK; this is encoded by the coding sequence ATGTCAAATATACATAAATTTAAATATAAGGACGACTATTTTGTACTAGATGTAAACTCTGGGGCGATTCATGTTCTAGATAAAATTGTTTATGATATGATTGATGAAGAAAACTTTAAGAATAAAGAGTATTATATAAATAAATTTGAAACGAAAATAAATAAAGATACTATAGATGAATGTTATGGGGAATTAAAGGAACTTAAGGAAAAAGGACAACTTTATTCTAAAGATATTAATCCAAATATTATTGAAAACTATGAAAACTCACCTAATTATATAAAATCCATTTGTTTAAATATTGCCCATGATTGTAATTTGATTTGCAAATACTGCTTTGCAGATGGTGAGGGCTACGATCAGCAGAAAAAGCTAATGCCCATAGAGGTAGCTAAAAAAAGTATAGATTTTCTAATAGAGAAATCAGGGAATAGGAAGAATGTAGAGGTCGATTTTTTCGGTGGAGAACCTCTTTTAAATATGGACGTTGTAAAAAAGACAGTTAAATATGCTAGAAGTATGGAGAATAAATATAATAAAAGGTTTAGATTTACAATAACTACCAATGCCACACTTCTTAATGAAGAAATCATGGATTATTTGGATAACAATATGATTAACATTGTTTTGAGTATTGATGGAAGAAAGACAGTAAATGACAGTATAAGAGTTACCAAAGGTCATGGTGGAAGCTATGATAGGATTCTTCCTAACATTCAAAAAATGGTTGAGAAAAGACATAAATCTAAAAAGCAATATTATATAAGAGGAACTTTTACAGCTAATAATCTGGATTTTTATGAAGATATAAAACACTTTATTGACCTAGGCTTCAAAGAAATTTCTATTGAACCAGTGGTACTACCCGATGACAATGAATTAGCAATTAAGGAAGAACATTTAGAAGAAATATACAAGCAATATGATAAAATATGCAGCGAATTATCTAAAAGCGATGATGTAATCTTCTACCATTTTAATATGGATATCAATGGGGGGCCCTGCATCTATAAAAGAATTTCTGGGTGTGGAGCTAGCTTTGATTATGTTGCAGTCACTCCAGATGGAGACATATATCCATGTCATCAATTTGTAGGAAATGAAGATTTTCATCTAGGAAATGTATTTGAAGGTGAAGTAAATCAAGGAATAGCTTCTTTATTTAAGGAAGCACATGTATATAATAAGCCTGAATGTAGAAATTGTTGGGCAAGATTTTTTTGTAGTGGAGGATGTCAAGCAAACCATTATAATTTCAATGGAGATTTTAAGGTTCCTTATAAAATAGCATGTGAAATGCAAAAAAAGAGAATTGAATGTGCAATTGCATTGCAATATTATAGGATTCATAATATTGCGAAGTAA
- a CDS encoding amidohydrolase: protein MTLYSKELEQKLIESRRDFHKYAEVKWTEFRTSSKVAQRLQELGMEVKMGLDIAEKGFQFSYPSQEDIEKEIQRAISQGAKKELVEQMHGITGVVGIIDTKKEGPTIAFRFDMDALPNFESDEGKHFPKVNGFRSVNEGYCHACGHDGHTAIGLGVAEVLMSIKDTLTGKIKLIFQPAEEGGGGARGIVEKGLLDDVDYFFAGHVGLTKLDGLPLKSKGIICGVKDFLDIRRYNITYIGKAAHPCGDPHVGKNALLAASAASLNIHAIAPHSQGMMRVNVGVLKAGVSRNTIAPNAYLEVEVRGENDTVADYGEDKMLSIIKGAASLYQLECDIHHVGSTPSAESDDEAIELVMNCAKEIPWFEEFEPVGSVGGTDDASDMIRRVQANGGIGTYIGLGADFAAGFHQSSFDFDESVMLPSVELFVKLIQQLQNK from the coding sequence ATGACATTATATTCTAAAGAACTAGAACAAAAATTAATTGAGTCCAGAAGGGATTTTCATAAATATGCTGAAGTGAAATGGACAGAATTTAGAACATCTAGTAAGGTTGCACAGAGACTTCAAGAATTGGGTATGGAAGTAAAAATGGGACTTGATATCGCTGAAAAGGGATTTCAATTTAGTTACCCATCACAGGAAGATATTGAAAAAGAGATTCAACGAGCTATTAGCCAAGGGGCTAAAAAGGAGCTTGTTGAGCAAATGCATGGTATAACCGGGGTTGTAGGTATTATAGATACAAAAAAAGAAGGACCTACTATAGCATTTAGATTTGATATGGATGCATTGCCAAATTTCGAGTCTGATGAAGGCAAACATTTTCCTAAAGTAAATGGATTTAGATCAGTTAATGAAGGATATTGTCATGCCTGTGGACATGATGGACATACTGCCATAGGTCTTGGGGTAGCAGAAGTATTGATGTCAATAAAGGATACGTTAACAGGTAAGATAAAACTGATTTTTCAACCGGCTGAGGAAGGCGGAGGTGGTGCCAGGGGTATCGTAGAAAAAGGTTTATTAGACGATGTGGACTATTTCTTTGCTGGTCATGTAGGATTAACTAAACTGGACGGTCTTCCATTAAAATCAAAGGGTATTATCTGTGGGGTAAAGGATTTCCTAGATATTAGAAGATATAATATCACATATATAGGAAAAGCTGCACATCCTTGTGGAGATCCCCATGTGGGCAAAAATGCTTTGCTTGCTGCTAGTGCAGCTTCCCTCAATATCCATGCCATTGCACCCCATAGTCAAGGCATGATGCGTGTAAATGTAGGGGTTTTAAAAGCAGGGGTGTCAAGAAATACCATCGCTCCAAATGCCTATTTAGAGGTTGAAGTAAGGGGTGAGAATGACACGGTTGCCGATTATGGTGAAGATAAAATGCTATCCATCATAAAAGGAGCGGCTTCCCTTTATCAATTAGAGTGTGATATACATCATGTGGGTAGTACGCCTTCTGCTGAAAGCGATGATGAAGCTATAGAATTAGTGATGAATTGTGCCAAAGAAATACCTTGGTTTGAAGAATTTGAACCCGTTGGAAGTGTAGGGGGAACAGATGATGCATCGGATATGATTAGAAGAGTGCAAGCAAATGGAGGAATAGGTACTTATATAGGTTTAGGAGCAGATTTTGCAGCTGGATTTCACCAGAGTTCATTTGATTTTGATGAGTCTGTTATGCTGCCATCGGTGGAGCTTTTTGTAAAACTGATACAGCAGCTTCAGAATAAATAA